A portion of the Stigmatopora argus isolate UIUO_Sarg chromosome 15, RoL_Sarg_1.0, whole genome shotgun sequence genome contains these proteins:
- the mis18bp1 gene encoding mis18-binding protein 1 isoform X3 codes for MASYRKDSQCPDNLFLSPAKVFAMLKSKVQSKEQIACGLREQHKADLQQTLGETLNNWESNENIYRFGELEALTISPTKTPKKSLDYSYPDCSGQTVEVPFLSQRENGFRPPSRQVMESTVVLPRYTRTDSLSTREYCEHDASFMETTSVSSSSPVRMKFRKRKADQEINRVCSNVVFTSESSGDNRENEEVDLFTPRKARMQRCVVSLEKLNSPKMFAYLKKGVSRGVLEQEESDDFIKPGEPPDKVVHASYGCRANVDKIDKYNASRRGPQIQNLVTQDTSNFADDESDISYPEETLSSSVVPVPVLFEDSVLLKSPRIFIPKKNNTVLINKKWPKFTPVPLQNTVDIRLKEWFLRRKHKDLFVEGIHVENNTPWNSNIIVERLSSTVLKTLSGKIYSLVGKMKLDADSDLPIWFQRMFVNGFPANWKALFEKCLSELKDRGKDNTKNRSKITRTTTEKTRKQTPEKNTVRTSKYKTGNLEEKTFIASGKVTRSGRTVKPPLEHWKGGRVILDRDMNVTIFEGYNNSVVIYDMSIEKSNGTSQAYLLSDEGQKGHEPSKDGVKTAPMKKVKTSKSRLEENTSVLIKAPKVKMQNNCISSSKEKWNNEKQPPSRKPKKQPVKRSQTKECSASPVRRSRRKQISPHFYAVDDQLVESEDEQEEEEKDVDEQVSNNTQSQHITKKIPVLESKTILNTPPPRRSMRKGISRMFYGFHEEISSFESGEEQELRQNHPTSISHEPSSPEQEKAKEGLSTLTKSRKSHRKNIKPLLPTNQTHFKKKLKRGHNLSQDTEDDAWMEDELEKLQQALNKYPSNMPSYWEKVAKMVGTRSAMECHNKDMSLQNFHTHVETRRETQKKKVAAPKASGNDKDHALISAGLKTFKRKQQVRQFLETMPRENTANAFSAPQNNRFELPSNLSEEDFEMGNPEPVTPLSQYFPKVRTPRAGLAANIMFSPNRNEEDKYVHEFQKMDNKNQGKSRKKVKAKNDIPTSSAKRGLKPLKNPANDSFIIWEMIPEKPSFGSDSGEERDFYFSDVE; via the exons ATGGCGTCGTATCGGAAAGATTCGCAGTGTCCTGACAACCTGTTCCTATCTCCAGCTAAAGTGTTTGCCATGCTTAAATCGAAGGTACAGAGCAAAGAACAAATAGCATGTGGACTTCGAGAACAACACAAAGCAGATCTACAGCAAACTTTGGGGGAAACATTGAACAACTGGGAAtctaatgaaaatatttacagaTTTGGAGAATTGGAAGCGCTGACTATTTCACCCACAAAGACCCCCAAGAAAAGCCTTGACTATTCATACCCGGACTGTAGTGGACAAACAGTAGAAGTCCCATTTTTAAGCCAAAGGGAAAATGGATTCAGACCACCAAGTAGACAGGTGATGGAATCCACGGTGGTGTTACCACGTTACACCCGAACAGACTCACTTTCGACCAGAGAGTACTGTGAGCACGATGCCAGTTTTATGGAGACTACGTCCGTGTCCAGTTCCTCCCCCGTGAGGATGAAATTTAGGAAGAGAAAAGCAGATCAGGAGATAAACAGGGTTTGCAGCAATGTAGTGTTCACATCAGAAAGTAGCGGTGACAACAGAGAAAATGAAGAAGTGGATCTTTTCACTCCTAGAAAAGCAAGAATGCAAA GGTGTGTTGTCtccttggaaaaactcaactcTCCCAAGATGTTCGCGTACTTGAAAAAAGGCGTAAGCAGAGGAGTGCTGGAGCAAGAAGAAAGTGATGACTTTATTAAACCAGGTGAACCGCCGGATAAAG TGGTCCATGCCAGCTATGGATGTCGTGCCAATGTGGATAAGATTGACAAATACAATGCTTCGAGACGTGGACCACAAATCCAGAATCTGGTCACCCAAGATACGTCTAATTTTGCAGATGACGAGTCAGATATATCTTATCCGGAGGAGACCCTTTCATCTTCTGTCGTGCCGGTACCTGTTTTGTTTGAAGATTCCGTGCTACTCAAAAGTCCACGCATCTTCATTCCCAAGAAAAATAATACAGTGCTCATTAACAAGAAGTGGCCAAAGTTTACACCAGTACCCTTA CAGAACACAGTAGACATTAGGCTTAAAGAGTGGTTCCTGAGGAGAAAACACAAAGACCTGTTTGTCGAGGGAATCCACGT AGAGAACAATACACCATGGAACAGTAACATTATTGTTGAGAGACTCTCTAGCACTGTGCTGAAGACGTTATCCGGCAAGATTTACAGCTTAGTGGGCAAGATGAAGTTGGATGCAGATTCTG ACCTTCCTATCTGGTTCCAGAGGATGTTTGTGAATGGATTCCCTGCAAATTGGAAGGCACTTTTTGAGAAGTGTTTGTCAGAACTAAAAGA CAGGGGTAAAGACAACACTAAAAACAGAAGCAAAATTACAAGGACAACAACAGAGAAAACTAGGAAGCAAACACCTGAGAAAAATACTGTCAGGACAAGTAAATACAAGACAGGAAACCTTGAAG AGAAGACTTTTATCGCCTCTGGAAAAGTGACTCGGAGTGGTCGCACGGTCAAACCGCCCCTGGAACACTGGAAAGGAGGCCGGGTCATTTTGGACAGGGACATGAATGTCACCATCTTTGAGGGTTACAACAATTCTGTCGTTATCTAC GATATGTCTATTGAGAAGTCTAATGGAACAAGTCAAGCCTATCTGCTCAGTGATGAAG GTCAAAAAGGACATGAGCCTAGCAAAGATGGCGTTAAGACAGCACCAATGAAAAAAGTCAAGACATCTAAGTCAAGACTTGAAGAGAATACCTCGGTTTTAATCAAAGCACCAAAAGTGAAAATGCAAAACAATTGCATCTCCAGCTCTAAAGAAAAATGGAACAATGAGAAGCAACCGCCATCAAGAAAACCCAAAAAGCAACCTGTAAAGAGGTCCCAAACAAAAGAGTGTAGTGCTTCTCCAGTGAGGAGGTCAAGAAGGAAACAGATTTCCCCTCACTTTTACGCTGTTGATGACCAATTAGTGGAGTCTGAAGacgagcaggaggaggaggaaaaggacGTAGATGAACAGGTCTCCAATAATACACAATCTCAACATATTACCAAAAAGATCCCCGTACTGGAGTCCAAAACGATATTAAATACTCCTCCACCAAGGAGATCAATGAGAAAAGGTATTTCCCGTATGTTTTATGGTTTTCATGAAGAAATATCGTCATTTGAAAGTGGAGAGGAGCAAGAGTTGAGGCAAAACCATCCAACATCCATTTCTCATGAACCATCATCACCAGAACAGGAGAAGGCCAAGGAGGGGCTTTCCACATTGACGAAAAGCAGGAAGTCTCACAGAAAGAATATCAAACCATTGTTGCCTACAAATCAAACacactttaaaaagaaattaaaaagagGACACAATCTTTCTCAAGACACGGAAGATGATGCCTGGATGGAGGATGAGCTAGAAAAACTACAACA GGCTCTGAACAAGTATCCTTCAAACATGCCTTCTTACTGGGAAAAGGTGGCTAAGATGGTTGGCACGCGTTCTGCAATGGAGTGCCACAACAAGGACATGTCCTTGCAAAACTTCCATACTCATGTGGAGACAAGGCgagaaacacaaaagaaaaaggtGGCCGCACCAAAAGCCAGTGGTAATGACAAAG ATCATGCCCTCATATCTGCTGGCCTTAAAACCTTCAAGAGAAAACAGCAGGTCCGTCAGTTCCTGGAGACGATGCCCAGAGAGAACACTGCCAATGCCTTCAGCGCGCCGCAGAATAATCGCTTTGAG CTCCCGTCCAATTTGTCAGAAGAGGACTTCGAAATGGGCAACCCGGAGCCCGTGACACCCCTTTCACAATATTTCCCTAAAGTGAGGACTCCTCGGGCTGGACTTGCCGCTAATATAATGTTTTCTCCAAACAG GAATGAAGAAGACAAATATGTACATGAATTCCAGAAAATGGACAATAAAAATCAGGGGAAGAGCCGCAAAAAAGTTAAAGCAAAG AATGACATTCCTACATCATCAGCCAAACGAGGACTGAAACCATTAAAAAACCCAG CAAATGATTCCTTCATCATCTGGGAGATGATTCCAGAGAAACCTTCCTTTGGTTCTGACAGTGGTGAAGAAAGAGATTTTTACTTTTCGGATGTTGAATAA